The DNA region CATGGGCTACCGCGACCCGGCGACGATTGACATCGAGAGCTACGCCAGCCGCGAGGCCGAGGGTGTGCTGCTCGTGCGGAAGGCCGGTGAGATGCTTTACAAATTGTCCAACCCGCCCGCCTGGCAAGGCGGTGTAGGTTCAGCCTGACGGCGAGTTGCCAACGAGCGTGGCACCATACAACTGTATGGCCGTGCACGAACTGACGAAGACCCAGCGCGCCGTCCTTGAGTTTGTCGTGGCGTTCAATCATTCGCACGGCGCGGCGCCGGCCGTGCGCGAGACCGGCCGCAAATTTGGGTTTCGAAGAGGCGGCGGGCATGAAGCGGGCTTCGGCAGACGTGTCGGGGGGCATTTCACTTGGCCGCTTGGTTGGCAGTTCACGCGACGCTCGGGGAGCCGCCCGGCACGCGCACTTTCCCTGGGGAAAAAGTTTCGGGAAAAGGTGAAAAACCGTTTGACATGACAGATGTCGTGGATTACCTGTCTCGCGCTTTCGATGAAAACCTGCGTGAACAACCGAATCGGGAAGACGCCTGAGGGCGTGTGCGCACCAGCGACACGTCTCTATCGGGGCGCCTCGGGCGGTTTGTTCCGCCTTGTCCCGGCACCGGCGTATTGGATCGAACAGAGCCAATCCATGTCGGAGGGAAGAGAGGCAGGCAGGTAAGGAACAGCGACCAGAAGCGATTTCCAAACCCTGCTTGCCGGACGCAAGCAGGGTTTTTTGTTTGTCCGGATGAGAACGCAACATTGAACGAAAGGCAGCCACAGTGAACGGGAATCACGCCGCATCCATGTGATGCGCACGAACGCCAGAAGCAGTTGGGTCCGGGAAGGCCGCGGCCTGCCCGCCGGTGGAGTGTCGTCGCGACGCGCCGCGAAGAGATCCGAAGCGTTCGCAAGAGTTTTACAATTCAAGGGCTTCGCAGGAGGTGTGCCCCGAAACACCGAAACATCCGCCATGAAACCGCGGGTTGGGATCGCATAGATCACCAAGAGGTGTCTGTTCTTTGTTGTCACGGGCCGGGGGCGCAATTCGGCGTCCCCGGCCCGCAGTTTTTCAGGCGGCTGTGGTTCAACGGCAGAATGTCCCCGTGCCAAGGAGACGATCCGGGTGCGATTCCCGGCGGCCGCTCCACTTTCGACACGCCGTGCGCCAGCTTGCGCAGCCGGGCCTCCAAAACCCAGCGGGCTTGGGGCAGCACCAAGGCGGCGTGCCACTCTTCGGACGAGCACCTCGACGGGGTGAACCGCGATGCAAAAGACCGAATTGTGTTCACTTCGCGGCGGCGCGTGGCTATCAAGTGACCGCGCACCGCAACGGCGCGCGCGGACGGATCGGGGTCGTGGCAGACAAGTAATGCACCTGCTTTGCAAGCAGGACCATGTGGGAGCGTTACCCATCGACTCCACCATCCGCCGCCGGACTTGCGGCGCGAGCGAGAAGCGATGCGTGATGGGTTGTCCGACACCAGCGCCTCTCGCAAGCCGATCTTCGCCACTCACTCCTCACTTCCAGTTTCTGCGGGGAACTCGACCAAAGCACAGAGGCGAGCCTCATAAACTCGCATAAGTGGGTGCGACTCCCACCCCCGCTACCATTCCCGGGCGGCGTCCCGGCGGCTGGCCTGTAGATCCAGCGTCACAAAACAAGCCGGAAGCGACGACTGGAGCGTTACCAGCGCGGCCCACCATAGGACCTGTAGCTCAACGAGCAGAGCGCCCCGTTGTCTGCGGGAGGGTTGAGGGTGCAAGTCCCTTCAGGTCCGCCAATTTCACCATCTCACCGCGGGGCAGGGTCCAGGGACCGTGCGCCCCGCTTCCTCAAGTCCCCGGTGATGGGTTGACCGGGGCAACCAGCGCGTAGTGTAGGAGCAACATGCTCCGCTTGGGACGGAGTGATCGCAGGTGCAAGTCCTGCCGCGCTGACCCCTCTTTTGCTCAGTGGGATAACAGTAGTCCGCCTGTTTGTTAAACAGGATGGTGCTGGTGCGACTCCAGCCTGAGCAGCCACCGCTCGCGTAGCTCAATCACAGAGCACGATGCTTCTAACATCGGAGATGGAGGTGAGACCCCTTCCGCGAGCGCCACTTCCCAGGAAGGCAGGCCGATACAAGCTGGCGGCACCTGTCCCGAAAATAGGATCGGCAACGCCGAGGTCGGAGCATTACCGACGCCTTCCGCACGTCCTGTAGCTCAACAGCAGAGCACCCGGCCGATAACCGGGAGACCGCGGAGCATCACCGCGCTGGACGACCACTTTCACGAACAGCCGGGCATCGCTCCCACCCCGGCTCGAACAAATCCATCAACCCCAAACCCGAAAGGAAACCGCCATGAAAGACCCCATCCGTCTGCAAAGCCCGTTGCTCGTGCGCCGCAGCTACAAGCCGGCGCGCCGCATCGCCGTGAAGTTCGCCCCGCCCCGCGCGCACCTCGTGCCGCTTGTCCGGGCTCGCAACGCACCGCCGTTCGCGCCCGAGAACCTCGAAGCCGCGGAGTCGTTTGCGCAGTGAACCCGCAGTTCAACCCGCAGCCGTCGCCACGCGCGGCGGCTGCGGGCCTCTACTCAATCGGCGAACTCCAGCCAGCCGAACTTCGCGGGCGTGTGCGCCGTGTTCGTCGCGGTCGGGCTCCAGGCGAGGAACGATTTGCTCGCGATGTCATGGCGGTAGAGGTTCAGCCGCCACTGCGTGCCGTCGTCGCTCTCCGCGTGGCTCGGCCGGCCACAGGCCGGACACTACACCGGCGCAAGATGGGCTTTGCCGAGGTCTCGATTTGAGATTTGCGATTTTACGAGCCGCAGTCCCGTTCCAGAGCGGCGGCGTAAATCGTAAGTCGCAAATCAATCTCCGCCCGGTGGTGAAACCGTATCGCGGCCGGCCTACACCCGGCAGTCGAGGGTGCGACTCCTTCCCGGGCGACCCATTCAAAGCACAGTGCGGGCTGAAGCGCAGCAACCGGCTTCGCACAGGAGGTTTCGCGTTGAGCAAACGGTTGCGCTGGGCTTGAGTCTGCGTGTGCTCCTGCTGCGCGAACCATTCGCGGCGCGCCTGCGCCACCTCGCCGCGCAGGGCGTGTTTCTCGGCACGTCGTCGTGGAAATATCCCGGCTGGTTCGGAACCATCTACGACCGCGACCGCTACGTGTGGCGGGGGCGCTTCTCCGAGGCGCGCTTCGAGCGGAACTGCCTTGCGGAATACGCGGAGGTCTTCCCCGCGGTTTCGGTGGACGCCACGTTCTACCGCTTCCCGACCGAAACGATGCTGCGCGAACTCGCGGCGCAGGTGCCGGATGGCTTTCGGTTCGGCTTCAAGGTGACGGATGAAATCACGCTCAAGCGCTGGCCGCACGTGCCGCGTTCCGGCGCGCGCGCGGGACTGGTGAACCCGCGCTTCCTGGATGCCGCGCTGTTCACCGACGCGTTCCTCGGACCGCTTGATGCCATCCGCGCCAAGGTCGGACTGGTGATGCTGGAGTTCACGCGGTTCGGCTTGGAGGATTTCGCGCGCGGTGGGGATTTTGCCATGGCGCTGGACGCCTTCTTCTCGCGCGTGCCGAGCGGATGGCCGCTGGGCGTGGAGCTGCGCAACCGCCAGTGGTTGCAGCCGGACTATTTCGCCGTGCTGGCGCGCCACGGCGTGACGCACATCTTTAACGCGTGGGCGGACATGCCGCCGGTCGGCGAACAGATGGCTCTTCCCGGCAGCGAGACGAATCCATCGCTGCTCGCCGCGAGGTTTCTGCTGCGCGAAGGACGGCGCTACGAAGAAGCGGTGAAGCAGTTCAGTCCATATCGGGAATTGCAGGAGGCGGACGCCGAAGGGCG from Verrucomicrobiota bacterium includes:
- a CDS encoding DUF72 domain-containing protein codes for the protein MRLLPGRPIQSTVRAEAQQPASHRRFRVEQTVALGLSLRVLLLREPFAARLRHLAAQGVFLGTSSWKYPGWFGTIYDRDRYVWRGRFSEARFERNCLAEYAEVFPAVSVDATFYRFPTETMLRELAAQVPDGFRFGFKVTDEITLKRWPHVPRSGARAGLVNPRFLDAALFTDAFLGPLDAIRAKVGLVMLEFTRFGLEDFARGGDFAMALDAFFSRVPSGWPLGVELRNRQWLQPDYFAVLARHGVTHIFNAWADMPPVGEQMALPGSETNPSLLAARFLLREGRRYEEAVKQFSPYRELQEADAEGRVSATKLIRRALNSRDRTKVTLFVNNRYEGHAPGTIAAVLDAVEADEP